From the Quercus lobata isolate SW786 chromosome 6, ValleyOak3.0 Primary Assembly, whole genome shotgun sequence genome, one window contains:
- the LOC115993706 gene encoding glucan endo-1,3-beta-glucosidase, basic vacuolar isoform-like produces the protein MTTFLETSNRSLMAAIVFLLGFLMANLATTGAQSVGVCYGMLGNNLPSVQDVIALYKSNNIKRMRIYDPNQAVLQALRGSNIEVMLGVPNSDLQSLANPSNAQAWVQKNVLNFWPSVRFRYIAVGNEVSPVNGGTAGLAQFVLPALTNVFNAIRSAGLKDQIQVSIAIDMTLIGNSYPPSQGAFRGDVRSYLDPIIGHLVYAKAPLLANVYTYFSYAGNPRDISLPYALFTSPSVVAWDGPNGYQNLFDAMMDALYSALERSWGGSLEVVVSESGWPSAGGFATSFDNARTYYSNLIRHVKGGTPKRPGRAIETYLFAMFNENQKQPELEKNFGLFFPNKQSKYNLNFGGERIWDVTAEYNATVSLSSDM, from the exons ATGACTACCTTCTTGGAAACGAGTAACAGATCCTTAATGGCAGCTATAGTGTTTCTTCTAGGGTTCTTGATGGCGAACCTTGCCACAACAG GTGCACAATCTGTTGGTGTTTGTTATGGAATGCTTGGCAACAATCTGCCATCTGTGCAAGACGTTATAGCTCTCTACAAGTCAAACAACATCAAGCGAATGAGAATCTATGATCCGAATCAAGCAGTTCTACAAGCCCTTAGAGGCTCTAACATTGAAGTCATGCTAGGTGTCCCAAACTCAGACCTTCAAAGCCTTGCCAACCCTTCCAACGCACAAGCATGGGTACAAAAAAACGTACTAAACTTCTGGCCTAGTGTCAGGTTTCGATACATTGCAGTTGGAAATGAAGTGAGTCCTGTTAATGGAGGCACAGCTGGGTTAGCACAATTTGTCCTCCCTGCCTTAACCAACGTATTCAATGCAATTAGATCAGCTGGCCTTAAGGACCAAATCCAGGTTTCAATTGCAATTGACATGACCTTAATAGGAAACTCCTACCCTCCATCACAAGGGGCTTTCAGAGGTGATGTTAGATCATATTTAGACCCAATCATTGGTCACCTAGTATACGCTAAGGCACCCTTACTAGCCAATGTGTACACTTATTTTAGCTATGCTGGAAATCCACGCGACATTTCTCTTCCCTATGCTTTGTTTACTTCCCCATCAGTTGTGGCATGGGATGGACCCAATGGATATCAAAACCTTTTTGACGCAATGATGGATGCATTGTACTCAGCTCTCGAGAGGTCGTGGGGCGGTTCATTGGAGGTTGTTGTTTCAGAGAGTGGATGGCCATCAGCAGGTGGATTTGCTACATCATTTGATAATGCACGTACTTATTACTCAAATTTGATTAGGCATGTCAAAGGGGGTACACCAAAGAGGCCTGGGAGGGCAATAGAGACCTATCTTTTTGCCATGTTTAATGAGAATCAGAAGCAACCAGAGCTAGAGAAAAACTTTGGCTTGTTCTTCCCAAATAAACAGTCCAAATATAACCTCAATTTTGGTGGAGAAAGAATCTGGGATGTCACTGCTGAATATAATGCAACAGTTTCCCTCAGTAGTGATATGTAA